The window ACTAGGACTATAATGAGAACCAGTAGAAATGAACAACCAGGCTCCCTTAGGATATAAATGTCAAAGGGAAAGGTGCCAGTCTCATCTGTGTCTGCTTATGCCTCTCTTTCATTTCAGCACCATGAAGCTTCTCACAGGCCTGGTGTTTTGCTCTTTGGTCCTGGCAGTCAGCGGTGGGGTTGTGTCATTCGCGAGAGAAGCTGCTGAAGGTAAGGGTGGTGGAGAGATGGCTCTAGGGTTTACTTGGAGCACTCTGAAGGACTGGAGCCAGTCTTATGTTGTGCTACCTTGTGTGGCAGGATGCCCCAGGTATACTGAGGAGCATTTCttaaaagggaatgaaaaaaGCAGGTGGCAGAGCAGAGTTTCCAATGAACTATATATGAAGCCAATTTAGCCCAGTTGATGTGTCTGCTCACCACTTCCTAAAATTCCATTGTCAACAATTCAGGCACACGTGAAATCACCTGGAGTTTAAACCCTATGGATGCTTGGATTTTCTTCCTCCTCATATAGTCTGTGGAATTGGGCAGGATTGTGTTCTGGGTACCAGGACTTTCAGTATCTCCCCAGGTGATCAAAACAGGCCAACCCAGCTGAGAACCATTACACTAGGGTTTCCTCAAGCAACCACAGCATCAGTGCAGTTCACTGAGCCTGGCCAGAAGCACTCATGTCACAGTGATGTGCCTTTAGGGTACAGAAATACATTTTCCTTGGGAGTCAGGGCAGAAGTGCCTCATGTCTGCAGCCCACCCAGGGTTTGCCCCCTCCCTCACTGCAATTTCTAATCACATGGAGCTTCATTCTGGAACAGTGGTTCTGGACCTGGTGTAATGTGCTGGCCCAGGGGACATTTTCAATGTGTGGCAATGTCTTTGGTTGTCCCACTGGGAGAATGTGCTCCCAACAAATTGTGGCAGACCAGAGCGCTGGTGAATATCCTACAGGACTCAGGGCAGCACTGAACAACAGAGAACCATGTGACCCAATTTTTCAACAGTGCTGAAGCTGAGGAATTCTGTTTGACAATCACACCTCCCTTTTGTCCTTAAACATAGCACATCTAAGTATGGTGAAGCTCACCCCAGCACAGTGGACCACCAAAGACAAACACAGGTGTGGCCCCTAACAACTCTCACTAGAGTGACTTGCAGAAGTCAGCTAGGAATAGAGACGAATCCATTCAACCCATGATATCTATGGGTGCAAAAATCACAGGATGAAATCTTGAATATATTAATTCCTGGATCCCCCTTGAAAGTGTTGTCACGATCTTTATGTATACTTGATAtcccttttgtcttttcttttccaattcaGGAAGTTGGGACATGTGGAGAGCCTACCAGGACATGAAAGAAGCAAATTTCATAGGTGCAGACAAATACTTCCATGCCCGAGGGAACTATGACGCTGCCCGAAGGGGACCTGGGGGTGCCTGGGCTGCAAAAGTGATCAGGTAAGGCAGGTTCCTGGGGATGCCAGGCCTGGGTGAGCAGAGCTTTGCTGCCCTGGGGATCAGG is drawn from Urocitellus parryii isolate mUroPar1 chromosome 4, mUroPar1.hap1, whole genome shotgun sequence and contains these coding sequences:
- the LOC144254384 gene encoding serum amyloid A protein-like isoform X2 — encoded protein: MKLLTGLVFCSLVLAVSGGVVSFAREAAEGSWDMWRAYQDMKEANFIGADKYFHARGNYDAARRGPGGAWAAKVIRGEDPNKYRPKGLPGKY
- the LOC144254384 gene encoding serum amyloid A protein-like isoform X1, with amino-acid sequence MKLLTGLVFCSLVLAVSGGVVSFAREAAEGSWDMWRAYQDMKEANFIGADKYFHARGNYDAARRGPGGAWAAKVISDARENIQQFFGRGHEDSEADQEANRAGRRGEDPNKYRPKGLPGKY